Below is a window of Uloborus diversus isolate 005 chromosome 3, Udiv.v.3.1, whole genome shotgun sequence DNA.
AAGGCactaaaataaaatgactttGATTTAAACGGTTTCTCATGAAACTACTTCTCCACACGAAGTTTGACAGTACCAGTAGCTCTTTCTAGTAGTGgctacatttaaataaaaagccACACAATCTCCCCTATCAAAATAAGAGTGTTCATGCATCTGCATCTTAGGAGAAATGGCGTACTGTTCTTATTTTCTTATAAGGTAGGAGAGATTGCGAAACCTATTGGTTACATtgtattatgaaataaaaatgaacgaATTTCAAGAAACTTCAAGACGAGTTACAAAGTAACTGAATgtgattttgtaaattttcaatttttacttgttttgattctgcaatttttttctttaactacaATGTCTGCATCCTTtctaaaaaatgttcattttctgATTCATTAACGAGTAGGTAAAACTATTTATTCCCGCTTAATATTGGTTGCATACAAAACCTTAAATTAATCTGATTTTAAgtgtaattattgttattaaaattttgattctatAGTTATAATTAAGAGAAATATCTGTCTCTCGTATCCATGGGCGAAATCTATCTGACCTTTTAAATACAGATTGCGCTCTTGGTTTTATTACAACTGTTGCATTACATTAAAGCGTAACagcaaatagcaataaaaatggGTAATACATAAAGTATGTTGCAGTTACACATGAAATGTTCAGCATTGGTTACTTGAGTGTTTTTCCTATTGTGTGTAATTGTGCGCAAAATTTCCTCGCTTCACCTTAATTTGAACGGAAATCAGAGTTTTACCTCCATTGCCCGCATGACAATTCATATTGTCAGTAAGTTTTTACTATGTATTTTTACGagtactaaacaaaaaaaaaaaaaaaaaaaaagaaattcgtggGACTGGCTGACAGAAGCTATGTTTTTATTTAGTAACTTATAATGTTGGCTTATAATGTTGAAGGTACATTGAAACAACAGGTTGCAAGcatatattataagcatactatGGTATAAAAAAGCAACTTAAAATAAGAGAAGGGCATTACGAAAGTCACTAAGTACCCCTTTTCACATTCAGGTGAAAAGGGTTTTTGAACCAAattacaataattgaaatttttaattcaatgatgttcgtaaaatatttttgtacaggTTTAAATTATACGTTGATTACAGTAAGGTAAACCTACCCAATTTCGTGATACTAAGGATTCAAACAGTGTAATcgataattttttctgaatttattgacttgatattttttccatagACATAGTAAACTGTATTCTTAATTATTAAACCATCAAACAGAATTAATACATGATaatataatgtaatttaattattttccaaaaagtaTCACATGTACCTAAATTCGTGATAGTCTACCTTATTCCGTGAGTCAGTGTACCTAACTTCGTGGTAATGACTTAATCACTGTCACTGTCATTTTCTTCATTACGTGCACATACACTACACATGAACACTGTTGGTGGATTTTTTGAGTCAACTGCCTGGCAACTTTCATGATACCAATTTAAACAGAAACAACATTGGATCCATGGGCTCTTGTTATGTCCTTTGTAGTAACTTTCATTACAGTTGGGGCAGAACCATTCATCTTCAGCTTCACCTTTGCTCTTATTGGTGTTCTTTTTGGCTTTAACCAAACTGCTGGTACTGGCACTGACACAGGATTTGGTAGTGTCACTAGTACTGGAACTGGTACTGGCGGTGGAAGTATTACCACATGATTTCTCCCCTGGAAGATGAACTGCAGCTGATGGATCACGCCTCTTCCTTGCAGGTTTTGGAGCACGTGCTGTAAAATCAGGTAGTTTTAACACATCATCGATGCCTTCTTTTGTAGCAGGTGCATTGCTGACTGACAGGGAATTTTCATCCATACACCTGTTATCCACGTTTGTTGTCAGGGCTTCATCAGGAATTTTCATCTTGTTTAGTGGGAAAACACCAGCCTTGCAGAATGCAGAAATGATATTTTCTCTGCTGAATGCTTCCAGAAAAGCGGGACTGAACATCCCATGGAAATCGAATCTTCCTGGTCTTCTCAGCGGATTACCTTCTTGAATCTGCCTCAGGTGTTTCTGCCAAGCCAATTTCAAAGGCCGGTATACTGCTACATCCAAAGGCTGTAGCAAATGACTTGTGTGGCTTGGAAATGTTACAATTATGATATCATTCTCTGAAGTCATTGCAATGACTTCAGGAGTTATGTGACTCGCATGTGAATCCATTAATAGCACCACAGGCCTTGCTGAGGAAATCCCCTGGACAAATTTTTGAAACCACATCAGAAATAACTCTGAGTTTATCCAGCCACTCTGAGACACTGCAACTGTTACATTTGGAAGCGCCCCAATTTTCAAACCATCAATCATTCTAGCGCCTTTGAAGATCAGTAGAGTAGGTCCAAATTCACCTGCGGCATTGACGCAAGGTAAAACGGTGTGAGTTTCAGCCTTGTCAGCAATTACTCGATTATAGACGAACCGCTTGCCTATTCTTATAACAACTCGTCCAGACTTCACAACGTAGCACAGCCCCGTTTCGTCGCAGTTCCAAATTTGTTGAGGTTTGATGCCTTCTGGAAACTTTTCATAAACCTCAGAGAGTTTGTCGTAGAAATCATTGAGTAACACCCTATTAGAATTGTTTGCCCGATATTGGGACAAATTTTCGGGTGTTCTTAGGCCTAAATTGTATCTGCGACGAAACTCACGCCACCACTTCCAACTGGCACATTTTTTCTTGTCGCTGAATGGAAACGGTTTGTTGTTTGAAGCACACTCCTTCTCAGCAAGGGAGTATGCTATGTGCCTGATTCGACTGACCGTCAAACCAAACCCAAGCTCCTGCATATTAATGACAAATTTCACTAACGAAGTTTCAGTTGCTGGGCGTAGAGCAAACGGTCTCCCCACTTTTCTCACATCCACACTGTCACTGTCACCTTCACAGCGTGTTATGTAGTCTTTCAAGGTGCTCCATgggatgaaaaatttttttgcagacTTGTACACTGACCAATTTTCATCCACTACCTTCCTCACTGCGAGTTGAAGTGTTTCCTTTGAGTATTTCTTCCGTTTGTTCCCACCTTTCTCTTTTTTCCCACCGGCTAGCTTGCTGTAAATAGGCGCCATCTGTCTGaaagtagcaaaatttcataagaaataacTGTGTTTTTGTAAGCCTCCGTTACGATTATTACACACAAAAACAAGAAACTAATATAAATACCACATTcattatagtattaatttaaatattagtgtaagaaatattaattttcttaagagATTACATATAAAAACTTACATTAATTATTGCAAGGAGTCACACCACGTGCACACTGTTCTCTTCTAACTGACAAAATGGCTACACAATAAACCAGTTGCCGGAGACCTCCAAAGCTTTGCCTGGGTTTGGACAACACCCTGCCATCTATGAGGAACATGTCAAATTAAGTGTACACAACCTACCTAACTCCgtggtaaaataaatgtttcgtatCACAGAGTAAGGTATGTCACGAAATAAGGTAGGTTCACCCTATATGTACGCATTTTCAAGAAGTACAcataaaagtacttaaaatttcaagaaaaacaaaaataaataacataaacttATACTGTTGAAGGTATATTAAAATGAGAAATCGAATTAAGTTTCAGTTAATACAGGAATTTATGAATTCAAAATACTATATGCCTATGTATAGTTCAGTAGGTTAGGGCGGGTCTAGTCGAGCAATTTTTCACTTGAGCGGATACAGCGCCACAACGGTAAGTCTCAATCGATTGTTCTGCAAGCTGATGGATTAGTAATGTATCCCTTTACAAAACTGTCCATAGTAACTTGTTGCTGATAGCACACGTTTAAGAGCTACAGCTGTCGGAATGCTAGAAGTAAAACTTGCTCAAAGTACCCCATAGATGGGGCAAGTTGAGCACTTACAATGTCCAGCCAAACCATAGGATGAATGCTAACTagagatgaaataaaatttctgtttgacTATCAACTCTTTATTTATAGTCTTTCAGTGacaaattaacaaaactttttttttccgaatcaACTGAAATGTTTCTGGTTTTCCGATGGATAGTTccggattttgttttaaaaactttttaagccAATCTTTTTTGGCCATCTTATTTGGAATTCAGGCGGATGgaattttaatactaaatttaACAGCACACGAAGGTGCCGAACATCTTTTGGGGAATATCCATAACAGATTGATGCCATTtgcagcaagtattttttttatgaagttttcttGTTGGGAAGAAAAAACTTGCCTCGGTTTTGCATAACCCATGGATGAATCACCACccttttgatttcttaaaaaatcttgtCAAAATCATCCTTTTAAAACCAAATAATTTGCGGCGGCATTCACACTTTTTCCCTCATCATTGACAGCCTTTGCAGCATCATTCGAGCCGTCAGTGGTGTAAGAACATCGTGTAGTTTTCCCTTTATAAATCCGCATCTTAACGAAAGCAAAAAACgtattattaattttgttttaagtcgCGGAGGTCTAACCCCAAACCAAAGCTTTAAAACAAAAGTGAGGTTACGAAAAAATGGCACGAATTATACACAAAATCTCTATACATATAAAAAGTACTGTAAATTTATGAAAGAATAATATTTTCTTGACAGAAAACAGATAACATTGGACTAATACAGACGAAAACTAGCGGCGAatgagttttttacttttttgtcacaaaataaataatgtgcaCGTATACTTCACTCATTTGTCGAGCTGAAATTGAAGAGCGCGCGATGAGTTCCCCTCCCATAACCCTTTCTTTCCGCCATTTGATGCATACACAGTGTTGAATAGTTTTCGAGATGTATTGATTGCTCAACGTGCCCCTTTGCTCAACTAGTCCCGCCCTACCCTAAATGCAGTTTCTgccttttttgttctttttaataaaCTATCATAAACATAGCACTCAGACGAGTGGGTTTGAACCACCAACCTTTCAGTTACCAGTTGAACATGTGAGCCGACTGCGCCATGGAGACATCGCTTCAGATGCAATGTCAAACGAGTTAACTTGAAAGGTAGCAGGTAGAACgctttctatgttttttttttcttttccaattcacTCCCGACGCGAACGTACAATAAGAAGCATTGCTTcaacaaattttaatatctctcggAAAATTTTAATCATCTCATTTAAAGTCAAATATCAATAATGTTTTCTGAATGTTTTTTGTATGCAACTTTATGAGGGAAAAATCAGAaccttattttctatttttttaaattaaatttactaaCACACTGTAATAACCTATAATTAATCTACTACAATTTAACAGAAGTATTTTTTTGCATTTGGGAAAATAGTAAATCAGAAATGGGCAATGTCTTTGCTAAATTATGAAAAACGCAAGAAATCATGAAATAATATGTATGATGTTAGCAGAAATGCAAATCGGAAAATATCCGATTTCTGTGCGAAACCATACCGGTATACTTAGTTTATCTAGTtcattagttaatttttaaaagcattttcttcttatgtctatatatatatatatatatatatatatatatatatatatatatatatatatatatatatatatatatatatatatatatatatatatatatatatatatatatatatatatatatatatatatatatatatatatatatatatacacacaatatatatatatatatatgtgtgtgtgtatgttataaCGCAATGACGAATCCCCTATATGACGGAAGGTTGTTAAGGCGTCTAAGAAAATTACATTGTAGACTAGTTACTTCTTAATAAGAGTCTTTCATAAGGCATGTTAACCTGAATTTTTCTGTGGTTTTTGATGATTATTCTGTCGTCTTAAAGTTTATTTGgcccctaaaaattttattatttttgtaggtctttgtatatatatatatatatatatagacaacAATTATTGATTTGCCGAATTAAATAGAGGCTTAGGTTAGAACAACCGAAATAATTGAACAATccacaaattttatattttatctctAAAATTCTtgattaatattttatgtataaaatcCTTGATTTAAGCATATTCCAAAGCATGAAATATACGTAATACCAATACATGAATTAAAAACTTATAGAGTCTATATATTTATCGATTAATACTTTCCTACTATACAGAAATGATCAACTCGCAGCAAATCATTCGTCGCATGGATAATGCTTTGCTTATTTAGATGGTCATGTTCAGATTACTAATAAGCGATGCATATCTGTCTCCACATTGAAAATCACAGCACGTATTTTCTGACTGCAAATACTGACcattttctccatgatgcaacaCTCCACTTTCCTTGAAAAGCATTATTTCCTTAAAAGCTTATGAATCGAGAACGAAAGCAGCAAAGAAATCAAGCAAACCTTTTCGTTTTATATAGCATTCAATATGGAGCTTTTgaagataataataaaatttcttttttttattaagctacaaacacattttttgcatgaaataagtttaagatgATATCTTCTGTTTATATGAGATGAAGCCCGTGTTTGGAGCATTTTAAAGGTTTTGTAATTTCCAAATTCAGCTTTAAACACTTTTTCTGAAACTTTTCCctaaaaaatttctaaagaaaattctattttgtgtAGCCCTAATTTTAGCATAAACAAGAAgcttttttcaaaagaattgtAATTTAAGTATGAACTTACAAGGAGCATTTTTAACAGagaatttttaagtttatttgctGCTGGAGGCACTTTCGTTTTTGAGCACATGTTGAGT
It encodes the following:
- the LOC129218842 gene encoding uncharacterized protein LOC129218842; protein product: MQELGFGLTVSRIRHIAYSLAEKECASNNKPFPFSDKKKCASWKWWREFRRRYNLGLRTPENLSQYRANNSNRVLLNDFYDKLSEVYEKFPEGIKPQQIWNCDETGLCYVVKSGRVVIRIGKRFVYNRVIADKAETHTVLPCVNAAGEFGPTLLIFKGARMIDGLKIGALPNVTVAVSQSGWINSELFLMWFQKFVQGISSARPVVLLMDSHASHITPEVIAMTSENDIIIVTFPSHTSHLLQPLDVAVYRPLKLAWQKHLRQIQEGNPLRRPGRFDFHGMFSPAFLEAFSRENIISAFCKAGVFPLNKMKIPDEALTTNVDNRCMDENSLSVSNAPATKEGIDDVLKLPDFTARAPKPARKRRDPSAAVHLPGEKSCGNTSTASTSSSTSDTTKSCVSASTSSLVKAKKNTNKSKGEAEDEWFNIFD